The following coding sequences are from one Arcobacter nitrofigilis DSM 7299 window:
- a CDS encoding TonB-dependent receptor gives MKKVNLVKYITCSLIVSSTLYANQNVTLDEVMVSANKVEESISDVPQSITVITNEELEEKGIKKVFDVVKEVPNMNIRGNTGMGTNLSFRGLNSSMFTNNNPVVIYVDGVPYYDRYDFDPSLVNVEQIEILRGPQGTLYGKDAIGAVINIITKTPENEWRGAIGAEYGNYNYMRTTLNASGALIKDKLFAGINGSFKSDDGWITNHHEGMNKNANKKQDRKTSGFFLYKASDEFLTKLTLTDNYKKNYFIDGFGSDPSLDINSLKRKTAKNVNFDVPTFEKTKVKSQAINLSYEVEKFKIDSTTTHKKFDLDGQYDTDNQANNTNDGLKQFNYTNTDTWTQEIKLTSKNQDIKWISGVYFDKEKREQGPYGAEQLYMGAIYVGDAYSTSNSKTQAIFGQTMIPLGEKFELTLGARYQKIKKEIDAIAKSSWGGISNSDINYNDEKTWNSFLPKVAISYKVNDNLKTFASITKGYMPGGFNYYPSNSSSEDNTFEPQESINYEIGMKYLGENYSINASIFRMNIEDIHVYKQLSGSTIFQTSNAKKAHSQGIEVDGRYYLTNNIELSGAVGFIQAKYDDYDNGTKKFDGNKIEYTPNYTASLGIAYIQEKGLYGRLDIYSRGETTFIDGANSDRMIESNGGITSNIKVGYKVGDWDIYSYITNITNEDYVNSYMSKSGGSWVGFNEPRRFGVGAIYKF, from the coding sequence ATGAAAAAAGTAAATTTAGTGAAATATATTACTTGTTCCTTAATTGTGAGTTCTACTTTATATGCTAATCAAAACGTTACACTTGATGAGGTAATGGTAAGTGCAAATAAAGTTGAAGAAAGTATATCTGATGTACCTCAAAGTATTACGGTGATTACAAATGAAGAATTAGAAGAAAAAGGAATAAAAAAAGTTTTTGATGTTGTAAAAGAAGTACCTAATATGAATATAAGAGGAAATACAGGGATGGGGACTAATTTGTCATTTAGAGGATTGAATAGTTCTATGTTTACAAATAATAATCCTGTTGTCATTTATGTAGATGGTGTTCCTTATTATGATAGATATGATTTTGATCCCTCATTGGTTAATGTAGAACAAATAGAAATATTAAGAGGACCTCAAGGTACACTTTATGGGAAAGATGCCATAGGTGCAGTTATAAATATTATTACTAAAACACCTGAAAATGAATGGAGAGGAGCAATAGGTGCTGAATATGGCAATTATAACTATATGAGAACAACTCTAAATGCTAGTGGAGCTTTAATCAAAGATAAATTATTTGCTGGAATAAATGGATCATTTAAAAGTGATGATGGTTGGATTACTAATCATCATGAAGGCATGAATAAAAATGCTAATAAAAAGCAAGATAGAAAAACAAGTGGGTTTTTTTTATATAAAGCAAGTGATGAATTTTTGACTAAATTAACATTAACTGATAATTACAAGAAAAATTACTTTATTGATGGGTTTGGCTCAGATCCGAGTTTAGATATAAATAGCTTAAAACGTAAAACAGCGAAGAATGTAAATTTTGATGTGCCGACATTTGAAAAAACAAAAGTAAAATCTCAAGCAATAAATTTATCATATGAAGTGGAAAAATTTAAGATTGATTCAACAACTACACATAAAAAGTTTGATTTAGATGGACAGTATGATACTGATAACCAAGCAAATAATACTAATGATGGCTTAAAACAATTCAATTATACAAACACAGATACTTGGACACAAGAAATTAAACTTACAAGTAAAAATCAAGATATAAAGTGGATTAGTGGTGTTTATTTTGATAAAGAAAAAAGAGAACAAGGTCCTTATGGAGCAGAACAACTTTATATGGGGGCTATTTATGTAGGAGATGCATATTCTACAAGTAATAGTAAAACTCAAGCAATTTTTGGGCAAACAATGATTCCTTTGGGAGAAAAATTTGAATTAACCTTAGGTGCTAGGTATCAAAAAATAAAAAAAGAGATAGATGCTATTGCTAAATCAAGTTGGGGAGGTATATCAAATTCTGATATAAATTATAATGATGAAAAGACTTGGAATAGTTTTTTACCTAAAGTTGCTATTTCATATAAAGTTAATGATAATTTAAAAACTTTTGCTTCTATTACAAAAGGTTATATGCCAGGTGGCTTTAACTACTACCCCTCAAATTCAAGTAGTGAAGATAATACTTTTGAGCCACAAGAATCAATTAATTATGAAATTGGTATGAAATACTTGGGCGAAAATTATTCTATTAATGCTTCAATTTTTAGAATGAATATTGAAGATATTCATGTTTATAAACAATTAAGTGGAAGCACTATTTTTCAAACATCAAATGCAAAGAAAGCTCACTCTCAAGGAATAGAAGTTGATGGAAGGTATTATTTAACTAATAATATAGAATTATCAGGAGCAGTAGGTTTTATACAAGCTAAATATGATGACTATGATAATGGAACTAAAAAATTTGATGGAAATAAAATAGAATATACTCCAAATTATACGGCTAGTTTAGGGATCGCTTATATACAAGAAAAAGGTTTATATGGGAGATTAGATATTTATTCAAGAGGAGAAACAACTTTTATTGATGGGGCAAATAGTGACAGAATGATTGAATCAAACGGAGGAATTACATCAAATATAAAAGTTGGTTATAAAGTTGGTGATTGGGATATATATAGTTATATTACTAATATTACTAATGAAGATTATGTTAATTCATATATGTCAAAAAGTGGTGGATCTTGGGTTGGTTTTAATGAACCTAGACGTTTTGGTGTAGGTGCAATTTATAAATTTTAA
- a CDS encoding ABC transporter ATP-binding protein, translating to MKKYEKQKQGLWSIIAPVNIYIKFAMFLSAIGAITSVMGFVLLAYVIGLTSGGSISLFGINFELKESLILLSVITIFSFLAKYYSFVISHLGAFRLEQILRVKITTHMSQVPLGHIITIGTGAIKKVLLDDVKNLHAFVADNTPFMAKAIISPIASMIALFFIDYRLAFVAFGVLLIGGILMSLVMKDSVNYRNNYEQSQSEINKAVVEFIQAMPVVRTFDDGTTSFKRYNNSLDRYRMHLKEWIATTSNPARISMTILSPMPTLLAISIAGLFFMINGTLLFAPFIAALLVSTGMADAMIPLMWMSNFVKKSTAAAIRIQEIMTIPSLKISDKKEKIENTNIVFENVSFKYKEEDNYALKGVSFEVPKNTVTALVGASGAGKSTVAKLIPRFWDVTSGTIKIGDVNIKNIDSETLMNTVSFVFQDTFLFNDTLGNNIKIANNNASDEDMIQAAKAAQIHEFIQSLPNGYETMAGDRGTNLSGGQKQRITIARSILRNTPIVVLDEATAFADPENEEEIIKALANLMKNKTVIVIAHRLSTIKDVNQIIVFDNGEIKEKGKHEELLQIQGIYANLWSNYEKAQNWDMQHIGAEK from the coding sequence ATGAAAAAATATGAAAAACAAAAACAAGGACTTTGGAGTATTATTGCTCCAGTTAATATTTATATAAAATTTGCGATGTTCTTATCAGCTATTGGCGCAATTACTTCAGTTATGGGATTCGTCCTTTTAGCATACGTTATAGGGTTGACATCAGGTGGGTCTATTAGTTTATTTGGAATAAACTTTGAATTAAAAGAATCTTTGATTCTTTTATCTGTAATTACAATTTTTTCATTTCTGGCTAAGTATTATTCTTTTGTAATATCTCATCTTGGAGCTTTTAGGTTAGAACAAATTTTAAGAGTAAAGATTACTACTCATATGTCACAAGTTCCATTAGGTCATATAATAACTATAGGTACTGGTGCGATAAAAAAAGTTTTACTTGATGATGTGAAAAACTTGCATGCTTTTGTGGCAGATAATACACCTTTTATGGCAAAAGCAATTATTTCTCCTATTGCTTCAATGATAGCACTATTTTTTATTGATTATCGATTAGCTTTTGTTGCTTTTGGTGTATTATTAATTGGTGGCATTCTTATGAGTCTTGTGATGAAGGATTCGGTGAATTATAGGAATAATTATGAACAAAGCCAATCCGAAATCAATAAAGCAGTTGTTGAATTTATTCAAGCAATGCCAGTTGTTAGAACATTTGATGATGGTACAACTTCTTTTAAACGATATAATAATTCACTTGATCGATACCGTATGCATTTAAAAGAGTGGATAGCAACAACAAGTAATCCAGCTAGAATATCTATGACTATACTAAGTCCTATGCCAACGCTTTTAGCTATAAGTATTGCTGGATTATTTTTTATGATAAATGGCACTCTTTTATTTGCTCCTTTTATTGCTGCTTTACTTGTAAGTACAGGAATGGCAGATGCAATGATACCTTTAATGTGGATGAGTAATTTTGTCAAAAAATCAACTGCAGCTGCTATAAGAATACAAGAAATTATGACAATTCCTAGTCTAAAAATAAGTGATAAAAAAGAAAAAATCGAAAATACCAATATTGTATTTGAAAATGTTTCATTTAAATATAAGGAAGAAGATAATTACGCACTTAAAGGAGTCTCTTTTGAAGTACCTAAAAATACAGTAACGGCACTTGTAGGAGCAAGTGGAGCAGGGAAAAGTACTGTAGCAAAACTTATTCCTAGATTTTGGGATGTAACAAGTGGAACTATTAAAATAGGTGATGTAAATATCAAAAATATTGATTCAGAAACTTTAATGAATACAGTTTCCTTTGTGTTTCAAGATACCTTTTTATTTAATGATACCCTTGGAAATAATATAAAAATAGCCAATAATAATGCTAGTGACGAAGATATGATACAAGCTGCAAAAGCAGCTCAAATTCATGAATTTATCCAAAGTTTACCCAATGGCTATGAAACAATGGCAGGAGATAGAGGAACAAATCTTTCAGGTGGTCAAAAACAAAGAATTACGATTGCTCGATCGATTTTAAGGAATACTCCTATTGTAGTGCTTGATGAAGCAACTGCTTTTGCTGATCCTGAAAATGAAGAAGAAATTATCAAAGCTTTAGCAAATCTGATGAAAAATAAAACAGTTATTGTAATTGCACATAGACTCTCAACCATAAAAGATGTTAATCAAATCATAGTATTTGATAATGGTGAAATAAAAGAAAAAGGAAAGCATGAAGAACTCTTACAGATACAAGGGATTTATGCAAATCTTTGGAGCAATTATGAAAAAGCTCAAAATTGGGATATGCAACATATAGGAGCTGAAAAATGA
- a CDS encoding ABC transporter ATP-binding protein has product MKKNQFTSISTIYKLTLELAGDKENEFKKSLIYFTLAFVSQGLAFGMFYPMLKSMFAETFILSNTFLYLGVMALFSVISFWAKWKGHDFDYTGNIVEISHDIRTKLGVALRKMPLEKLSRYKTGELNSIFSSNVDESVLHMGMIASMFLQIIIVPITIVIFTFFVDYRLALLILLILPFAIPLYNWKRNDSNKEKVEFNKANAILEADFIEYIQGLPVLRAVNKVGVNAQNLHDSIAHVKEVQKEGLHKGQIPFVLMGILIEITLLALVFIGSYFILDNSLSIITLAAAVIVVSRLSEPLSIFLGVVSVFDIMDSAFNRIKAIFAINPLIIEKPYQEAETFDITFDNVSFAYENQKTNALKKVSFSMPNKTMTAIVGHSGCGKTTLTKMIMRYSDPQTGSIKIGGINIKNMSSIDLMKNISVVFQDVYLFDDTIMNNIRMANQNATDKEVEIAAQSAFCHEFISRLPAGYNTTIGDIGGSLSGGEKQRISIARAILKNAPIVILDEPTAALDTQSEVAVQKAIDKLLEDKTVIVIAHRLSTISSADNILVLDNGEVIEMGTHNELVNNKDKYFDMWSAQQRVKEWSLDA; this is encoded by the coding sequence ATGAAAAAGAATCAATTTACCTCTATTTCTACTATTTATAAACTCACTTTAGAATTAGCAGGTGATAAAGAAAATGAGTTTAAAAAAAGTTTGATATATTTTACCTTGGCTTTTGTATCACAAGGTCTTGCTTTTGGTATGTTTTATCCTATGTTAAAATCAATGTTTGCAGAGACATTTATTTTATCAAATACTTTTTTATATTTAGGAGTAATGGCTTTGTTTAGTGTCATATCATTTTGGGCAAAATGGAAAGGGCATGATTTTGATTATACGGGTAATATAGTAGAAATAAGTCATGATATAAGAACAAAACTCGGCGTTGCACTTAGAAAAATGCCTTTAGAAAAACTTTCAAGGTATAAAACTGGAGAATTAAATTCAATCTTTTCAAGTAATGTGGATGAGTCTGTTTTACACATGGGGATGATTGCTTCTATGTTTTTACAAATCATAATTGTACCAATAACCATTGTTATTTTTACTTTCTTCGTTGACTATCGATTGGCTTTATTGATTTTATTAATTTTGCCATTTGCTATTCCTCTTTATAATTGGAAAAGAAATGATTCAAATAAAGAAAAAGTTGAATTTAATAAAGCAAATGCAATTTTAGAAGCTGATTTTATAGAATACATTCAAGGTTTACCTGTATTAAGAGCTGTGAATAAGGTTGGAGTGAATGCTCAAAATTTACATGATTCTATAGCCCATGTAAAAGAAGTACAAAAAGAAGGATTACATAAAGGACAAATTCCCTTTGTACTTATGGGTATCTTGATTGAAATAACTTTATTGGCATTGGTTTTTATAGGCTCATATTTTATATTAGATAATAGCTTATCTATTATAACTTTAGCTGCTGCTGTAATTGTTGTATCTAGATTATCAGAACCCTTATCTATTTTTTTAGGAGTAGTTTCAGTATTTGATATCATGGATTCAGCATTTAATCGAATAAAAGCTATTTTCGCTATTAATCCATTAATTATAGAAAAACCATATCAAGAGGCAGAAACTTTTGATATTACTTTTGATAATGTAAGTTTTGCTTATGAAAATCAGAAAACAAATGCACTTAAAAAAGTAAGTTTTTCTATGCCAAATAAAACAATGACAGCTATAGTTGGACATTCAGGTTGTGGTAAAACAACACTTACAAAAATGATTATGAGATATTCAGATCCCCAAACTGGAAGTATTAAAATTGGTGGAATAAATATAAAAAATATGAGTTCAATAGATTTGATGAAAAATATCTCAGTGGTATTTCAAGATGTATATTTATTTGATGATACTATTATGAATAATATTCGTATGGCAAATCAAAATGCTACGGATAAAGAAGTAGAAATTGCAGCCCAAAGTGCATTTTGTCATGAGTTTATTTCTAGATTACCTGCTGGTTATAATACAACAATAGGAGATATTGGTGGAAGCTTAAGTGGAGGAGAAAAGCAAAGAATAAGTATAGCAAGAGCTATATTAAAAAATGCACCCATAGTAATTCTTGATGAACCCACTGCTGCTCTTGATACTCAAAGTGAAGTCGCTGTACAAAAAGCTATTGATAAACTTCTTGAAGATAAAACAGTAATAGTAATTGCTCATAGACTTTCTACTATTTCAAGTGCAGATAATATCCTTGTATTAGATAATGGAGAAGTAATTGAGATGGGTACTCATAATGAATTAGTAAATAACAAAGACAAATATTTTGATATGTGGTCTGCTCAACAAAGAGTAAAAGAATGGAGTCTGGATGCATAA
- a CDS encoding MFS transporter, with the protein MHKCSALNIQAIFLLASLYITQYVGFSFFSVAIIAIWRKSGMPLEQLGFFSLISLVWVVKFLWAPWVDRYVTKHEGYYSSFLKIVQLLLIIAISFSSFFDVIEDKLIIIISLVLVGLLAASQDIATEGLAFKLLNINERGLGGTLKTTGGIIGNIVGVGGALAIYEYFGWSATILLLAFITTITLIQLFFYKESKCEVEHTIHDISWRLFYQFWNKKGRLLLLILLIIYPIGMSMSYALLTPILVDAGYSLDKIGFINGVVGSVIGVIAAVISGFLLRIFSRKTMLISISIFEGFGFLTLLFLVNGHSNILFASLSMGIIFISYSASMPIIHALMMDQLSTKSPTTEYALQFTPLMLTGVIASVFGISLSGIFGYNTMIIVSSLFSFISMIYVVLFFKGIVNERD; encoded by the coding sequence ATGCATAAATGTTCTGCTTTGAATATCCAAGCTATTTTTCTATTAGCTAGTTTATATATTACTCAATATGTGGGATTTTCTTTTTTTTCAGTTGCAATTATTGCAATCTGGCGAAAAAGTGGCATGCCATTGGAACAATTAGGCTTTTTTTCTTTAATTAGTTTAGTTTGGGTTGTAAAGTTTTTATGGGCTCCTTGGGTAGATAGATATGTTACAAAACACGAGGGATATTACTCTAGTTTTCTTAAAATAGTTCAGCTTTTATTGATTATAGCAATCTCTTTTTCTTCTTTTTTTGATGTTATTGAAGATAAATTAATCATAATTATATCTTTGGTTTTAGTGGGACTTTTAGCAGCTAGTCAAGACATAGCAACAGAGGGATTAGCTTTTAAACTTTTAAATATAAATGAAAGAGGATTGGGAGGTACTCTTAAAACAACAGGAGGAATTATTGGAAATATTGTAGGCGTTGGGGGAGCTTTAGCTATTTATGAGTATTTTGGTTGGAGTGCTACTATATTACTTTTAGCTTTTATTACAACTATTACTCTTATTCAATTATTTTTTTATAAAGAATCTAAGTGTGAAGTTGAACATACAATCCATGATATTTCATGGAGACTTTTTTATCAATTTTGGAATAAAAAGGGGCGTTTGTTATTACTTATTTTATTAATAATTTATCCAATAGGAATGAGTATGTCCTATGCTTTACTAACTCCAATATTGGTAGATGCTGGTTATTCTTTAGATAAAATTGGGTTTATAAATGGTGTAGTTGGAAGTGTCATAGGTGTTATTGCAGCCGTTATTAGTGGTTTTTTATTAAGAATATTTTCAAGGAAAACGATGCTTATTAGTATTAGTATTTTTGAAGGTTTTGGTTTTTTAACACTATTATTTCTTGTTAATGGTCACTCAAATATTTTATTTGCTTCCTTATCTATGGGAATTATTTTTATAAGTTATAGTGCTTCTATGCCAATTATTCATGCGCTTATGATGGATCAATTATCAACAAAATCACCTACAACTGAATATGCTTTACAGTTTACACCTTTAATGTTAACAGGTGTTATTGCTAGTGTATTTGGTATTTCTTTATCTGGAATTTTTGGATATAACACGATGATTATTGTTTCCTCATTATTTTCATTTATCTCAATGATATATGTAGTATTATTTTTTAAAGGAATTGTAAATGAAAGAGATTAA
- a CDS encoding MFS transporter, translating to MKEIKPLIGITILCVSSMMAFLAVVGPIIRKLNLQEWHAGVMVALAGIAWIFLSRFWGKKSDIFGRKNILLLSIFGFFISYLLLAIFVNYAVITPPLVIISFIVLIITRLLIGVFYSAIPPVCNALIADKAKSGKRTSYMASLGASNGLGMILGPIIGGALATYGLAIPLYAAAILPLFAVFIALFFLEKDRKIEKIKDTPLHFLDKRLRLPMIASFITMFSIVTSQICLGFFILDRFQTNEIETAKITGYILAIIGVVFILTQIVVSKLKSVKPINWLTLGATFSAIGYLLIGIITTKEELTMAFCIGTIGLGMIMPAFLAITANSVEAHEQGIAAGTVSSAQGLGIIVGPLLSTILYSINPNFPFVFAGITFIILFAVSLLYKKTKVIC from the coding sequence ATGAAAGAGATTAAACCATTAATAGGGATTACTATTTTATGTGTTTCTTCAATGATGGCATTTTTAGCCGTAGTAGGTCCAATTATAAGAAAACTAAATTTGCAAGAGTGGCATGCCGGTGTTATGGTAGCACTTGCTGGTATTGCTTGGATATTTTTGTCAAGATTTTGGGGTAAAAAAAGTGATATTTTTGGAAGAAAGAATATTTTATTATTAAGTATTTTTGGATTTTTCATATCTTATTTACTCTTAGCAATATTTGTAAATTATGCTGTTATTACTCCACCTTTGGTAATTATTTCTTTTATAGTTCTAATAATAACTAGACTACTTATAGGAGTCTTTTATTCAGCAATTCCGCCAGTTTGTAATGCTTTAATAGCTGATAAAGCAAAATCTGGAAAAAGAACTTCATATATGGCTAGTTTAGGTGCATCAAATGGCTTAGGAATGATTTTAGGTCCAATTATTGGCGGTGCATTGGCAACTTATGGGTTAGCTATTCCTTTATATGCTGCTGCGATTTTGCCTTTATTTGCTGTTTTTATTGCCCTTTTCTTTTTAGAAAAAGATAGAAAGATAGAAAAAATAAAAGACACACCTTTGCATTTTTTAGATAAAAGATTAAGACTTCCAATGATTGCATCATTTATTACAATGTTTAGTATAGTCACATCACAAATTTGTTTAGGATTTTTTATTCTAGATAGATTTCAAACGAATGAGATTGAAACAGCAAAAATCACAGGTTATATATTAGCCATTATTGGAGTCGTTTTTATCTTAACTCAAATTGTTGTTTCAAAATTAAAATCTGTAAAACCTATAAATTGGTTAACTTTAGGTGCAACATTTAGTGCTATTGGTTATTTATTAATAGGAATAATTACCACAAAAGAAGAATTAACGATGGCTTTTTGTATAGGAACTATTGGGCTAGGAATGATAATGCCTGCATTTTTAGCAATTACAGCAAATAGTGTAGAGGCTCATGAACAAGGAATTGCAGCTGGGACAGTATCTTCAGCACAAGGTCTTGGAATAATAGTTGGACCACTTTTAAGTACTATTTTGTATTCAATAAATCCTAATTTCCCATTTGTTTTTGCGGGAATTACATTTATAATATTGTTTGCAGTTAGCTTGTTATACAAAAAGACAAAAGTGATATGTTAG
- a CDS encoding manganese efflux pump MntP, with protein sequence MLEVLVLAFALSMDAFAVSIGLGIKSNENLKVLALKAGLYFGFFQALMPFIGYLGGVGLKDYIGSFDYIIAFLLLLIIAIKMIMEALGENVEEEITKVSTKILFTLAIATSIDAMAAGFSLHLFNLNIYLSLFIIGIITFIFSFIGVMIGSKGTKKYESKAEIFGGIILIIIAFKILIQNINL encoded by the coding sequence ATGTTAGAGGTTTTGGTTTTAGCATTTGCACTTAGTATGGATGCCTTTGCTGTATCTATTGGACTTGGAATAAAAAGTAATGAAAACTTAAAAGTATTAGCATTAAAAGCTGGATTATATTTTGGTTTTTTCCAAGCTCTAATGCCATTTATTGGATATTTAGGTGGAGTTGGATTAAAAGATTATATTGGTAGTTTTGATTATATCATTGCATTTTTATTATTGCTTATAATTGCTATTAAAATGATTATGGAAGCGCTAGGAGAAAATGTTGAAGAAGAGATAACAAAAGTCTCAACAAAAATATTATTTACTTTAGCTATAGCAACAAGTATTGATGCTATGGCTGCAGGTTTTTCACTTCACTTATTTAATTTAAACATATATTTATCACTATTTATTATTGGAATTATAACATTTATATTTAGTTTTATTGGTGTTATGATTGGCTCAAAAGGAACTAAAAAGTATGAAAGTAAAGCTGAAATATTTGGTGGAATAATCTTAATAATTATTGCATTTAAAATTCTTATTCAAAATATTAACTTATAA
- a CDS encoding amino acid ABC transporter substrate-binding protein yields MKKLTLIFLTLSTLLFIGCSDEKKGADTTANEKVIKVGTSGAYFPFTFYKDDKLKGFEIDVWNAIGKKLNAKIEFKTAKFSGLFGMLETGKIDTISNQVTMTDKRIEKYDFTTPYVYDGAQIIINKDNNDIKSFDDLKGKKVGVTLGTNYAQIVRSLDKNNEIELVTYEGNGFEQDVKLNRIAAFVQDRTSAVELIKKTKLPLKIVGEPLEILTNSFPFVKNEKNKTLIKEVNEAIEELRKDGTLKKISIYWFDTNITDK; encoded by the coding sequence ATGAAAAAATTAACATTAATTTTTCTTACTTTATCAACTCTATTATTTATAGGTTGTTCAGATGAGAAAAAAGGTGCAGATACAACAGCAAATGAAAAAGTCATTAAAGTTGGAACTTCAGGTGCATATTTTCCATTTACATTTTATAAAGATGATAAACTAAAAGGGTTTGAAATTGATGTTTGGAATGCCATTGGTAAAAAATTAAATGCAAAAATTGAGTTTAAAACTGCTAAGTTTTCAGGACTATTTGGAATGTTAGAAACTGGTAAAATTGATACTATTTCAAACCAAGTAACAATGACAGATAAAAGAATAGAAAAATATGACTTCACAACTCCTTATGTATACGATGGTGCGCAAATTATCATAAATAAAGATAATAATGATATAAAATCTTTTGATGACTTAAAAGGTAAAAAAGTTGGTGTAACTTTAGGTACAAATTATGCACAAATTGTAAGAAGTCTAGATAAAAACAATGAAATTGAACTTGTAACATATGAAGGAAATGGATTTGAACAAGATGTAAAATTAAATAGAATAGCAGCTTTTGTTCAAGATAGAACTTCTGCGGTTGAACTTATTAAAAAAACTAAATTGCCTTTAAAAATAGTGGGGGAACCTCTTGAAATATTGACAAACTCTTTTCCTTTTGTAAAAAATGAAAAAAATAAGACATTGATCAAAGAAGTAAATGAAGCTATTGAAGAACTTAGAAAAGATGGAACATTAAAAAAGATCTCTATATATTGGTTTGATACTAATATTACAGATAAATAA
- a CDS encoding amino acid ABC transporter permease has translation MKTFDVDYALGIFPILFKYIDITVSMALIGTVIALFIAILIAIMKTYKVKVISQFCDLYISFLRGTPLLVQLFLLYYGLPQIFPVFANLDSYSASIAGLSLHFSAYMAESIRGAISSIDKGQFEASSSLGLSNTQTFIYIILPQAIRVAVPSLMNNFIDLIKSTSLAFTLGVPEIMAKAQLEASSSYKYFESFLAVALVYWVIVLVFTYIQKKLEKKLNKAYAV, from the coding sequence ATGAAAACATTTGATGTAGATTACGCATTGGGAATTTTCCCAATACTATTTAAATATATTGATATTACAGTATCTATGGCACTCATAGGAACTGTAATAGCACTATTTATTGCAATATTAATTGCTATAATGAAAACATATAAAGTAAAAGTTATTTCTCAATTTTGTGATTTGTATATCTCCTTTTTAAGAGGAACTCCTTTATTAGTTCAACTATTTTTACTATATTATGGACTTCCTCAAATATTTCCAGTTTTTGCAAATTTAGATTCATATTCTGCATCAATTGCTGGTCTATCTTTACACTTTTCTGCATACATGGCAGAATCAATTAGAGGAGCTATTTCATCAATTGACAAAGGTCAATTTGAGGCTTCTTCTTCATTAGGTTTGTCAAACACACAAACTTTCATATATATTATATTACCTCAAGCAATTAGAGTTGCAGTGCCAAGTTTGATGAATAACTTCATTGATTTAATAAAAAGTACATCTCTTGCATTTACACTAGGTGTACCTGAAATAATGGCAAAAGCTCAACTTGAAGCTTCTAGTAGTTATAAATATTTTGAGTCATTTCTTGCAGTTGCATTAGTTTATTGGGTTATTGTTTTAGTATTTACATATATTCAAAAGAAATTAGAAAAGAAACTTAATAAAGCCTATGCTGTTTAG
- a CDS encoding type III pantothenate kinase, which translates to MLILILCDIGNSTYHFLIEGKDKRYLLDEELPKFDDEIYFVSVNDRGSKKLIKSNPQAKNIEKLMKFETEYKGLGIDRALACYFEKNCIVVDAGSAITVDIMDEKHSGGFILPGCKAYMNTYPKISKKLNFDFDININLDKIPLQTKDAISYAMMKSIILPIKEVSKDRKIIFTGGDGELFSKYFENSVYKKDLIFMNMKRIIDANNCIA; encoded by the coding sequence GTGTTGATATTGATTTTATGTGATATAGGAAATAGTACATATCATTTTTTGATAGAAGGTAAAGATAAAAGATATTTATTAGATGAAGAATTGCCAAAATTTGATGATGAAATATATTTTGTCTCAGTAAATGATAGGGGTTCTAAAAAACTTATAAAATCAAATCCACAAGCAAAAAATATAGAAAAGCTAATGAAGTTTGAGACAGAATATAAAGGCTTGGGAATAGATAGAGCACTTGCTTGTTATTTTGAAAAGAACTGCATAGTTGTAGATGCGGGAAGTGCAATAACAGTTGATATTATGGATGAAAAACATTCTGGTGGTTTTATATTACCAGGTTGTAAAGCATATATGAATACTTATCCTAAAATCTCCAAAAAACTAAATTTTGATTTTGATATAAATATAAATTTGGATAAAATACCGCTTCAAACAAAAGATGCTATATCATATGCTATGATGAAATCTATTATTTTACCAATCAAAGAAGTAAGCAAAGACAGAAAAATTATTTTTACAGGTGGCGACGGAGAGCTATTTAGTAAATATTTTGAAAATAGTGTATATAAAAAAGATTTGATATTTATGAACATGAAAAGGATTATTGATGCTAACAATTGCATTGCCTAA